A single window of Archangium gephyra DNA harbors:
- a CDS encoding PAS domain-containing sensor histidine kinase, producing MADLPRSEEHPEPAGVAAPSPLLWLGGGLPPRFRWVSPSLLQALGHPLEAWRTRGFASQLVHPEDLAGVLEAWGAVARTGEPRTLEFRAVSAEGRPVRLSVELNAVEPSPDGTGELLGTVRVLAPPLQPEERERTAPSLEEMIAALTRTQRIHEELIDAIDGIVWETDANFRFTFVSKQAERLLGYPIQKWMEEPDFWLAHLHPEDRDWASAYCLKSAKECRAHEFEYRMVAADGSSVWLRDIVTVVSEDGVLRGLRGIMVDVTAQRRARTDLEQTVSLLRATLESTADGVIVLTQDWHVTAINGRFHKLWNIPDSLLDCRDGRVLSEYMRSQLENAEQVHERTQKLFASPEQEGVDVLELRDGRVLERYSRPQRLGDTIVGRVWTYRDVTVERRAQAESERLLREAREAVRVRDDFLSIASHELKTPLTPLKLHLQVLKHRMASGQPVPAQHVEKALAQVARLSGLINDLLDTSRIQAGRLELRHEPVSLGALTQEVLADLRSISPHRSLDYEEPAEPLLIQGDRGRLAQVLVNLLENALKYSPTGGTIRVRLERDGAQALISVSDSGIGIPPDQKAHLFERFFRARNAPISGFGGLGLGLYICRDIVERHGGRIWVESEVGQGSTFHVTLPVLEDEASEPAAPSATPPETAPHPR from the coding sequence ATGGCCGACCTGCCAAGGAGTGAGGAGCACCCGGAGCCGGCCGGTGTGGCGGCTCCATCCCCGCTGCTCTGGCTGGGCGGGGGTCTCCCCCCGCGCTTCCGCTGGGTGAGCCCTTCCCTCCTCCAGGCGCTCGGTCATCCCCTGGAGGCGTGGAGGACGCGGGGCTTCGCCTCCCAGCTCGTGCACCCGGAGGACCTCGCGGGCGTGCTGGAGGCCTGGGGCGCGGTGGCCCGGACGGGAGAGCCCCGGACCCTCGAGTTCCGCGCGGTCTCGGCCGAGGGAAGGCCCGTCCGCCTGTCCGTGGAGCTGAACGCCGTCGAGCCCTCGCCGGATGGGACGGGAGAGCTCCTCGGCACCGTCCGGGTCCTCGCCCCGCCGCTCCAGCCCGAGGAGCGCGAGCGGACGGCCCCGAGCCTCGAGGAGATGATCGCGGCGCTCACCCGCACCCAGCGCATCCACGAAGAGCTCATCGACGCCATCGACGGCATCGTCTGGGAGACGGACGCGAACTTCCGCTTCACCTTCGTCAGCAAGCAGGCCGAGCGCCTCCTGGGCTACCCCATCCAGAAGTGGATGGAGGAGCCAGACTTCTGGCTGGCGCACCTCCACCCCGAGGACCGGGACTGGGCCTCCGCCTACTGCCTGAAGTCCGCCAAGGAGTGCAGGGCCCACGAGTTCGAGTACCGCATGGTGGCGGCCGATGGGAGCAGCGTGTGGCTGCGGGACATCGTCACCGTCGTCTCCGAGGACGGCGTCCTCCGCGGGCTCCGGGGCATCATGGTGGACGTCACCGCGCAGCGCCGGGCCCGGACGGACCTGGAGCAGACCGTCTCGCTGCTGCGCGCCACCCTGGAATCGACCGCGGATGGCGTCATCGTCCTCACCCAGGACTGGCACGTCACCGCCATCAACGGGAGGTTCCACAAGCTCTGGAACATCCCCGACTCCCTGTTGGACTGCCGCGATGGCCGGGTGCTGAGCGAGTACATGCGCTCGCAACTGGAGAACGCGGAGCAGGTCCACGAGCGGACCCAGAAACTGTTCGCGAGTCCCGAGCAGGAGGGAGTCGACGTCCTGGAGCTCCGGGACGGGCGCGTCCTCGAGCGCTACTCGCGTCCCCAGCGGCTGGGAGACACCATCGTCGGCCGCGTCTGGACGTACCGGGACGTGACGGTGGAGCGCCGCGCCCAGGCGGAGAGCGAGCGGCTGCTGCGCGAGGCCCGCGAGGCCGTCCGCGTGAGGGACGACTTCCTGTCCATCGCCTCCCACGAGCTGAAGACGCCGCTCACCCCCCTCAAGCTGCACCTGCAGGTGCTGAAACACCGGATGGCGTCCGGACAGCCCGTCCCGGCCCAGCACGTGGAGAAGGCGCTCGCCCAGGTGGCGCGGCTCTCCGGGCTCATCAATGACCTGCTGGACACCTCCCGCATCCAGGCCGGGCGGCTGGAGCTGCGGCACGAGCCCGTGTCCCTCGGGGCACTCACCCAGGAGGTGCTGGCGGACCTCCGCTCGATCAGTCCCCACCGCTCGCTCGACTACGAGGAGCCCGCCGAGCCACTCCTCATCCAGGGCGACCGCGGACGGCTCGCGCAGGTGCTGGTGAACCTGCTGGAGAATGCCCTCAAGTACAGCCCCACGGGCGGCACCATCCGCGTGCGCCTGGAGCGGGACGGAGCCCAGGCCCTCATCTCGGTGTCGGACTCGGGCATCGGCATTCCCCCGGACCAGAAGGCGCACCTCTTCGAGCGCTTCTTCCGGGCGCGCAACGCCCCCATCTCGGGCTTCGGAGGGCTGGGGCTCGGCCTCTACATCTGCCGCGACATCGTCGAGCGCCACGGCGGCCGCATCTGGGTGGAGAGCGAGGTGGGCCAAGGCTCCACGTTCCACGTCACCCTCCCGGTGCTGGAGGACGAGGCGTCCGAGCCCGCCGCCCCCAGCGCTACACCGCCGGAGACAGCCCCCCATCCACGTTGA
- a CDS encoding RtcB family protein, with protein MQPKLNRLLRALAREGLDVTYDGRVYSVRLQGDSNAPPAEVLLPPELPVEGKAFQQLAALAALKHPGGGRVKRVRATPDFHPGDSGVAIGSVVYTEGLVVPGAVGTDINCGMRLHVADLPVETFLARRDAFVERMKGHYFFGTRDVALGSRAVEALLRDGLPGWLLETMEAPLGLVARADLGQLDRESARVYLGGALEGDPAWAPTGLRREGVVRDPGLATIGGGNHFVEVQRVEAVMDRARAWEWGVREGQLAFMIHSGSRDMGRHVGNTWRERTRAAWPVGAPLPESGILPLAEPERVREYLRAEATAANYAFLNRLLLAELLRQTLRELFGDVEAPLVYDVPHNITLPWEGGWLARKGACPAEAEQPVIIPGSMGAASYLMVGQGNAEALASASHGAGRARSRFSMARGGADRREEALGLTGVDCITLRAERRIEEAPAAYKPIGPVVASQVEAGIVREVARMAPLMTFKA; from the coding sequence ATGCAGCCGAAACTGAACCGGCTCCTGCGGGCACTCGCCCGTGAGGGGCTCGATGTGACGTACGACGGTCGTGTCTACTCCGTGCGCCTCCAGGGCGATTCCAACGCGCCGCCCGCCGAGGTGCTCCTCCCACCCGAACTGCCCGTGGAGGGCAAGGCCTTCCAGCAACTGGCCGCGCTCGCGGCGCTGAAGCACCCGGGCGGTGGCCGGGTGAAGCGTGTGCGCGCCACGCCGGACTTCCACCCGGGTGACTCCGGCGTGGCCATCGGCTCGGTGGTGTACACGGAGGGCCTGGTGGTGCCCGGCGCGGTGGGCACCGACATCAACTGCGGCATGCGCCTGCACGTCGCGGACCTGCCCGTGGAGACCTTCCTCGCCCGCCGGGACGCCTTCGTCGAGCGGATGAAGGGCCACTACTTCTTCGGCACGCGGGACGTGGCGTTGGGCTCGCGCGCGGTGGAGGCGCTGTTGCGTGACGGCCTGCCGGGCTGGCTCCTGGAGACGATGGAGGCGCCGCTGGGCCTGGTGGCCCGGGCGGACCTGGGGCAGCTCGACCGGGAGTCGGCGCGGGTGTACCTGGGCGGGGCGTTGGAGGGAGACCCGGCGTGGGCCCCCACGGGGCTGCGGCGGGAGGGCGTGGTGCGCGACCCCGGACTGGCCACCATCGGTGGGGGCAACCACTTCGTGGAGGTGCAGCGGGTGGAGGCGGTGATGGACCGGGCGCGGGCGTGGGAGTGGGGTGTGCGCGAGGGACAGCTCGCGTTCATGATCCACTCGGGCTCTCGGGACATGGGCAGGCACGTGGGGAACACGTGGCGGGAGCGGACGAGGGCGGCGTGGCCGGTGGGGGCGCCCCTGCCGGAGAGCGGGATTCTTCCGCTGGCGGAGCCGGAGCGGGTGCGCGAGTACCTGCGGGCCGAGGCCACGGCGGCCAACTACGCCTTCCTCAACCGGCTGTTGCTGGCGGAGCTGCTGCGGCAGACGCTGCGGGAGCTGTTCGGGGACGTGGAGGCGCCGCTCGTCTACGACGTGCCGCACAACATCACCCTGCCGTGGGAGGGCGGGTGGCTGGCGCGCAAGGGGGCGTGCCCGGCGGAGGCGGAGCAGCCGGTCATCATCCCCGGCTCCATGGGGGCGGCGTCCTACCTGATGGTGGGGCAGGGCAACGCGGAGGCGCTGGCGTCGGCGTCGCATGGAGCGGGGCGGGCGCGCTCGCGCTTCTCCATGGCGCGGGGTGGGGCGGACCGGCGGGAGGAGGCCCTGGGCCTCACGGGGGTGGACTGCATCACCCTGCGGGCCGAGCGCCGCATCGAGGAGGCGCCGGCGGCCTACAAGCCCATTGGCCCGGTGGTGGCCTCGCAGGTGGAGGCGGGCATCGTCCGGGAGGTGGCGCGGATGGCCCCGCTGATGACCTTCAAGGCCTGA
- a CDS encoding SDR family oxidoreductase produces the protein MDLELGGKVVLVTGGSEGLGAAVALRLVREGARVALCARGAERLESTASALREAGGDVLARVTDITRPEDVDRFVEAALERWGRVDGLVNNAGTAAARPFAEVEDAAWEADLELKLFAAVRTSRRVLPHLRAGGGGSIVNVLAIGAKAPGANSLPSSVSRAAGMALTKALSKELGPAGIRVNAVLVGLVESGQWERKAAAAGQPVEALYTKMAKDSGVPLGRVGRAEEFADVVSFLLSPRAGYVTGTALNVDGGLSPAV, from the coding sequence ATGGACCTGGAGCTCGGTGGGAAGGTGGTGCTGGTGACGGGCGGCTCGGAGGGGCTGGGGGCGGCGGTGGCGCTGCGCCTGGTGCGCGAGGGGGCCCGCGTGGCCCTCTGCGCCCGGGGCGCCGAGCGGCTGGAGTCCACGGCGTCCGCGCTGCGCGAGGCGGGCGGTGACGTGCTGGCGCGGGTGACGGACATCACCCGCCCGGAAGACGTGGACCGCTTCGTGGAGGCGGCGCTGGAGCGGTGGGGGAGGGTGGACGGGCTGGTGAACAACGCGGGCACCGCGGCGGCGCGGCCCTTCGCCGAGGTGGAGGACGCGGCGTGGGAAGCGGACCTGGAGCTCAAGCTCTTCGCGGCGGTGCGCACCTCGCGGCGGGTGCTGCCCCACCTGCGCGCGGGCGGTGGGGGCTCCATCGTCAACGTGCTGGCCATCGGGGCGAAGGCGCCGGGGGCGAACTCGTTGCCGTCCTCGGTGTCGCGGGCGGCGGGCATGGCGCTCACCAAGGCGCTGTCCAAGGAGCTGGGGCCCGCGGGCATCCGGGTGAACGCGGTGCTGGTGGGACTCGTCGAGAGTGGCCAGTGGGAGCGCAAGGCGGCGGCGGCGGGGCAGCCGGTGGAGGCGCTCTACACGAAGATGGCGAAGGACTCGGGCGTTCCCCTGGGCCGCGTGGGCCGGGCCGAGGAGTTCGCCGACGTGGTGTCCTTCCTCCTCTCGCCGAGGGCCGGCTACGTGACGGGCACGGCCCTCAACGTGGATGGGGGGCTGTCTCCGGCGGTGTAG
- a CDS encoding PAS domain-containing sensor histidine kinase translates to MTTVDGHAGEVRREASLRSFPELLLQVGESLQATLVVDAQGRIARIDSTLAVAAGWGDGVPPEGRPLEEVLLLFPWLVDALRTALTGTEAVSEGGERDRWMRALVLPVFGNDGQCLGACTRLSERAPAKPESSHHAALEQELTRTQRQYAELLDTIDGIVWEADVNFRFSFVNKQSERLLGHPPRQWLQEPDFWKNHVHPEDREWAQAYCLKATRERRPYEFEYRMLAADGRVVWLRTIVTVLAEDGRPLKLRGIMVDVTEQRLAREKLEQTASLLRATFDSVTDGVLVVSRNQRITAFNKRFQQLWGYSDEALQGMPDPKQTLPAAIAQAKDPERFLARIREMYADPEREGVDIVELHNGLILQRTTIPQRLGSTIIGRIWSYRDVTEERRAQEKLEQTFSLLRATFDSIADGVVVVDGDQKITAFNKRFQQLWRLPDAALTEGLDAVQAVLAAAPLVKEPEQFVSRLRDMFVLSDREAIDTVELRDGRIFENTTMPQRMGDTIIGRVWSYRDVTEQRRAKAEQERLLVAEKHAREQLEESLAVLDTFLNNAPIGMGFLDRDLRFLQVNDALAALHGKTREEELGRALREVAPLIAANVEPLMRQVLETGEPLIGLDLALEVPATPGRLRYWRVSYYPVRTTSGRIVGLGAVVVELTAERQAQEERERLLHEAREAIQTRDDFLCVASHELKTPLTPLKLHLQRLKRKCASGQPLPPQDAEKALAQVDRLSGLISDMLDSSQIEAGRLELIREPLPLQDVLREALEDFRPACAQHPLEYEECAEELVVLGDRERLAQVLANLLENARKYSPLKGPIRVTLTRNGAEALVSVSDSGIGIPADQQAHLFERFFRARNAPVSCFGGLGLGLYICRHLVEHHGGRIWAESQDGQGTTFRFTLPVEAPPPGRA, encoded by the coding sequence ATGACGACAGTCGACGGGCACGCAGGCGAAGTGAGGCGGGAAGCATCCCTGCGCTCCTTCCCCGAGTTGCTCCTCCAGGTAGGCGAGAGCCTCCAGGCCACGTTGGTGGTCGATGCCCAGGGCCGGATTGCCCGGATCGACAGCACCCTGGCCGTTGCCGCCGGGTGGGGGGACGGCGTGCCTCCCGAAGGACGGCCCCTGGAGGAGGTGCTCCTTCTATTTCCGTGGCTCGTGGACGCCCTGAGGACAGCCCTCACCGGAACGGAGGCGGTCAGCGAGGGCGGCGAGCGGGACCGGTGGATGCGGGCCCTGGTGCTCCCCGTCTTCGGAAACGATGGGCAGTGCCTGGGAGCATGCACCCGCCTGAGCGAACGAGCGCCCGCGAAGCCCGAGTCGTCCCACCATGCGGCCCTGGAGCAGGAGCTCACCCGGACGCAACGGCAGTACGCGGAGCTGCTCGACACCATCGACGGCATCGTCTGGGAAGCCGATGTGAACTTCCGCTTCTCCTTCGTCAACAAACAATCGGAGCGCCTGCTCGGCCATCCCCCCCGCCAATGGCTCCAGGAGCCGGACTTCTGGAAGAACCACGTCCATCCCGAGGACCGCGAGTGGGCCCAGGCCTACTGCCTGAAAGCGACCCGGGAGCGCAGGCCCTACGAGTTCGAGTACCGCATGCTGGCCGCGGATGGCCGCGTCGTGTGGCTGCGGACCATCGTCACGGTGCTCGCCGAGGACGGACGGCCCCTGAAGCTGCGCGGCATCATGGTGGATGTCACCGAGCAGCGCCTGGCCCGGGAGAAGCTGGAGCAGACGGCCTCGCTGCTGCGCGCCACGTTCGACTCCGTCACCGATGGGGTGCTCGTGGTGAGCAGGAACCAGCGCATCACCGCCTTCAACAAGCGCTTCCAGCAGCTCTGGGGGTACTCCGATGAGGCCCTCCAGGGGATGCCGGATCCCAAGCAGACCCTCCCGGCCGCGATCGCCCAGGCCAAGGACCCCGAGCGCTTCCTCGCGCGGATCCGGGAGATGTATGCGGATCCCGAGCGGGAGGGGGTCGACATCGTCGAGCTCCACAATGGGCTCATCCTCCAGCGCACCACGATTCCCCAACGGCTGGGCAGCACCATCATCGGCCGCATCTGGAGCTACCGCGACGTGACGGAGGAACGCCGGGCCCAGGAGAAGCTGGAGCAGACGTTCTCCCTGCTGCGCGCCACGTTCGATTCCATCGCCGATGGCGTGGTCGTGGTGGACGGCGACCAGAAGATCACCGCCTTCAACAAGCGCTTCCAGCAGCTCTGGCGGCTCCCCGATGCCGCGCTGACGGAGGGTCTGGACGCCGTGCAGGCGGTCCTCGCCGCCGCCCCCCTGGTCAAGGAGCCCGAGCAGTTCGTCTCGCGGCTCCGGGACATGTTCGTGCTCTCGGACCGGGAGGCCATCGACACCGTCGAGCTCCGCGACGGGCGCATCTTCGAGAACACCACGATGCCCCAACGGATGGGCGACACCATCATCGGACGTGTCTGGAGCTACCGGGATGTCACCGAGCAGCGCCGCGCCAAGGCGGAGCAGGAGCGGCTGCTGGTGGCCGAGAAGCACGCGCGCGAGCAACTGGAGGAGTCGCTCGCCGTGCTCGACACCTTCTTGAACAACGCCCCCATCGGCATGGGCTTCCTCGACCGGGACCTGCGCTTCCTCCAGGTCAACGACGCCCTGGCCGCGCTCCACGGCAAGACCCGCGAGGAGGAGCTGGGCCGGGCGCTGCGCGAGGTGGCTCCCCTCATCGCGGCCAACGTCGAGCCCCTCATGCGCCAGGTCCTGGAGACCGGCGAGCCCCTCATCGGACTCGACCTGGCCCTCGAGGTCCCGGCCACCCCGGGCCGGTTGCGCTACTGGCGCGTCAGCTACTACCCCGTCCGCACCACGAGCGGGAGGATCGTGGGCCTCGGCGCCGTGGTCGTCGAGCTCACGGCGGAGCGCCAGGCCCAGGAGGAGCGGGAGCGGCTGCTCCACGAGGCCCGGGAGGCCATTCAAACCCGGGATGACTTCCTCTGCGTCGCCTCGCACGAGCTGAAGACCCCCCTCACCCCCCTCAAGCTCCACCTGCAGCGGCTCAAAAGGAAGTGCGCCTCCGGACAGCCCCTCCCGCCCCAAGACGCGGAGAAGGCGCTCGCCCAGGTGGATCGGCTCTCCGGGTTGATCTCCGACATGCTGGACTCCTCGCAGATCGAGGCCGGACGGCTGGAGCTGATACGCGAGCCCCTGCCGCTCCAGGACGTCCTCCGCGAAGCCCTGGAGGACTTCCGCCCGGCCTGTGCCCAGCACCCGCTGGAGTACGAGGAGTGCGCGGAGGAGCTCGTCGTCCTGGGAGACCGGGAACGGCTCGCGCAGGTGCTGGCGAACCTGCTGGAGAATGCCCGCAAGTACAGCCCCCTGAAGGGACCCATTCGCGTCACCCTCACTCGGAACGGAGCGGAGGCACTCGTCTCCGTGTCGGACTCCGGAATCGGCATCCCGGCGGACCAACAGGCGCACCTCTTCGAGCGCTTCTTCCGGGCCCGCAACGCCCCCGTCTCGTGCTTTGGCGGGCTGGGACTCGGGCTCTACATCTGCCGGCACCTCGTCGAGCACCACGGCGGCCGTATCTGGGCGGAGAGCCAGGACGGCCAGGGCACCACCTTCCGCTTCACCCTGCCGGTGGAAGCGCCTCCTCCCGGCCGAGCCTGA
- the add gene encoding adenosine deaminase — translation MASIRDDELPSSTGIPSSARRADWAPPPAIPVTMELLHALPKTDLHCHLDGSMRLKTILELAEQQKVKLPADSEDTLAKAIHMGEVCKNLEDYLVAFDVTLSVLQTAEALYRSAYELAVDAAAENVRYLEVRYSPALHLQKGLKMTTVIDSVLEGLRVAKRETGIKYGVIICGIRHINPQTSMRLAELSVAYKNRGVIGFDLAGAEANFPAKDHKDAFQLILKNNVNCTAHAGEAFGPESISQAIHYLGAHRIGHGTRLREDGDLLNYVNDHRIPLEVCPTSNVQTGAVPSLDAHPLKFYFDYGLRVTINTDNRLITDTTVTKELWVAHKELGLALEDLTTILVSGFKSAFLPFREKQDLLRQVNEEIAQTLAAFEKRPHAVKQPA, via the coding sequence CCCGGCCATCCCCGTCACCATGGAGCTGCTCCACGCGCTCCCCAAGACGGACCTGCACTGCCACCTCGACGGCTCCATGCGGCTCAAGACGATCCTCGAGCTGGCCGAGCAGCAGAAGGTGAAGCTGCCCGCGGACTCCGAGGACACCCTGGCCAAGGCCATCCACATGGGCGAGGTGTGCAAGAACCTCGAGGACTACCTGGTGGCCTTCGATGTGACGCTCTCGGTGCTCCAGACGGCCGAGGCCCTCTACCGCTCGGCCTATGAGCTGGCGGTGGACGCGGCGGCCGAGAACGTGCGCTACCTCGAGGTGCGCTACTCGCCGGCCCTGCACCTGCAGAAGGGCCTGAAGATGACCACCGTCATCGACTCGGTGCTCGAGGGCCTCCGGGTGGCCAAGCGCGAGACGGGGATCAAGTACGGCGTCATCATCTGCGGCATCCGCCACATCAACCCGCAGACGTCCATGCGGCTGGCGGAGCTGTCGGTGGCCTACAAGAACCGGGGCGTCATCGGCTTCGACCTGGCGGGCGCCGAGGCGAACTTCCCGGCCAAGGATCACAAGGACGCCTTCCAGCTCATCCTCAAGAACAACGTGAACTGCACGGCGCACGCGGGCGAGGCCTTCGGGCCCGAGTCCATCTCCCAGGCCATCCACTACCTGGGCGCGCACCGCATCGGCCACGGCACGCGGCTGCGCGAGGATGGGGATCTGCTCAACTACGTGAACGATCACCGCATCCCCCTGGAGGTGTGCCCCACCTCCAACGTGCAGACGGGCGCGGTGCCGAGCCTGGATGCGCACCCGCTCAAGTTCTACTTCGACTACGGCCTGCGGGTGACGATCAACACCGACAACCGCCTCATCACCGACACCACGGTGACCAAGGAGCTGTGGGTGGCGCACAAGGAGCTGGGGCTGGCGCTGGAGGACCTGACCACCATCCTCGTGTCCGGCTTCAAGAGCGCCTTCCTGCCGTTCCGCGAGAAGCAGGACCTGCTGCGCCAGGTGAACGAGGAGATCGCCCAGACGCTGGCGGCCTTCGAGAAGCGGCCGCACGCGGTGAAGCAGCCGGCCTGA
- a CDS encoding GGDEF domain-containing protein — translation MAGDETRVTKISSIKELATPVEAECCIVQIHGPELGKKYALQETEFTIGREEGNHIVVDLDNVSRRHAMIIRKQGRMLVKDLGSTNGTYLNDQEVTQETALRSGDLIKVGGSIFKFLTGDNVELQYHETIYTLTIVDGLTGVNNKRYFLEYLEREMGRCHRYGRPLTLMMFDIDFFKKINDVHGHLAGDYVLRELSQTIKRMVRKEQCFARYGGEEFALVVPEDGLEKARIFAEKIRQTIEKKQFVFENQEIPVTLSLGVADMTPDMVEPLQFIKVADANLYKAKKTGRNRVVW, via the coding sequence ATGGCTGGCGACGAAACCCGAGTAACCAAGATCTCCTCGATCAAGGAACTGGCGACCCCCGTCGAGGCTGAATGCTGCATCGTTCAGATCCACGGGCCGGAGCTCGGCAAGAAGTACGCGCTCCAGGAGACCGAGTTCACGATCGGGCGGGAAGAGGGCAACCACATCGTGGTGGACCTCGACAACGTGTCGCGCAGGCACGCCATGATCATCCGCAAGCAGGGGCGGATGCTCGTGAAGGACCTGGGCTCCACCAACGGCACCTACCTCAACGATCAGGAGGTGACGCAGGAGACGGCGCTGCGCAGCGGCGATCTCATCAAGGTGGGAGGTTCCATCTTCAAGTTCCTCACCGGTGACAACGTGGAGCTGCAGTACCACGAGACCATCTACACGCTGACGATCGTGGATGGGCTCACCGGGGTGAACAACAAGCGTTACTTCCTCGAGTACCTGGAGAGGGAGATGGGGAGGTGCCACCGGTACGGGCGCCCCCTGACGCTGATGATGTTCGACATCGACTTCTTCAAGAAGATCAACGACGTGCACGGGCACCTGGCGGGTGACTACGTGCTGCGCGAGCTGTCGCAGACCATCAAGCGGATGGTGCGCAAGGAGCAGTGCTTCGCGCGCTACGGCGGCGAGGAGTTCGCGCTGGTGGTGCCCGAGGACGGCCTGGAGAAGGCGCGCATCTTCGCGGAGAAGATCCGCCAGACGATCGAGAAGAAGCAGTTCGTCTTCGAGAACCAGGAGATACCGGTCACCCTGTCGTTGGGCGTGGCGGACATGACGCCGGACATGGTGGAGCCGCTGCAGTTCATCAAGGTGGCGGACGCCAACCTGTACAAGGCAAAGAAGACGGGCCGCAACCGGGTGGTCTGGTAA
- the glgC gene encoding glucose-1-phosphate adenylyltransferase, producing the protein MAKLLAMILAGGAGTRLEPLTRERAKPAVPFGGRYRIIDFVLSNFANSGIYRMKVLTQYKSDSLNKHLSRAWRMSAFLGHYVETVPAQMRTGMDWYKGSVDAIYQNLNIITDEEPDHIFVFGADHVYRMDCQQMLDFHVSRKAACTVAAIPVPIEEGKEFGIIDVGPDGRMKGFVEKPKNPPPMPGNPKMCLASMGNYLFSTDLLVKEVVRDAADESSAHDFGKSIISELYKREPVYVYDFAQNVIAGQEEKERGYWRDVGNIDTYFQSNMDLVEVNPVFNLYNDRWPIYTQPNNFPPAKFVFADRENNRVGHSTDSLVSEGCIISGGHVNRSVLSPKVRVNSFSEVQESILFENVTIGRRCRIRRAIIDKNVEIPPGMTIGYDLDEDRRRFHVTSGGVVVIPKGMKVA; encoded by the coding sequence ATGGCCAAACTGCTGGCAATGATCCTCGCAGGGGGCGCCGGGACCCGGCTGGAACCCCTCACCCGTGAACGCGCCAAGCCCGCGGTGCCCTTCGGTGGGCGCTACCGCATCATCGACTTCGTCCTGTCCAACTTCGCCAACTCCGGCATCTACCGGATGAAGGTGCTCACCCAGTACAAGAGCGACTCGCTCAACAAGCACCTGTCCCGGGCCTGGAGGATGTCGGCCTTCCTCGGACACTACGTGGAAACCGTACCCGCCCAGATGCGGACCGGCATGGACTGGTACAAGGGCAGCGTCGACGCCATCTACCAGAACCTCAACATCATCACCGACGAGGAGCCCGACCACATCTTCGTCTTCGGTGCCGACCACGTCTACCGGATGGACTGCCAGCAGATGCTGGACTTCCACGTCTCCCGGAAGGCCGCCTGCACGGTGGCCGCCATCCCCGTGCCCATCGAGGAGGGCAAGGAGTTCGGCATCATCGACGTGGGCCCGGACGGGCGGATGAAGGGCTTCGTGGAGAAGCCCAAGAACCCCCCGCCCATGCCCGGCAACCCGAAGATGTGCCTGGCCTCCATGGGCAACTACCTCTTCTCCACCGACCTGCTGGTGAAGGAGGTGGTGCGCGACGCCGCCGACGAGTCCAGCGCCCATGACTTCGGCAAGTCCATCATCAGCGAGCTGTACAAGCGCGAGCCGGTCTACGTGTACGACTTCGCCCAGAACGTCATCGCCGGCCAGGAGGAGAAGGAGCGCGGCTACTGGCGGGATGTGGGGAACATCGACACCTACTTCCAGTCCAACATGGACCTGGTGGAGGTCAACCCCGTCTTCAACCTCTACAACGACCGCTGGCCCATCTACACCCAGCCCAACAACTTCCCCCCGGCCAAGTTCGTCTTCGCCGACCGGGAGAACAACCGCGTGGGTCACTCCACCGACTCCCTGGTGAGCGAGGGGTGCATCATCTCCGGCGGCCACGTGAACCGCTCGGTGCTCTCGCCCAAGGTGCGCGTCAACTCGTTCTCCGAGGTGCAGGAGTCCATCCTCTTCGAGAACGTCACCATCGGGCGGCGCTGCCGCATCCGCCGCGCCATCATCGACAAGAACGTGGAGATCCCCCCGGGAATGACCATCGGGTACGACCTGGACGAGGATCGCCGCCGCTTCCACGTCACCTCCGGCGGCGTGGTGGTCATCCCCAAGGGAATGAAGGTGGCCTGA